The genome window GTACAGGCTTATGCACCCGGTTTCAAGTCCAGGACGGCTTTGCAAGCCGCAAAAGAAACTGTTACATATGGCTCCCGCTTGAGAAGCGCGACAAAAAAGCCATCAACCATACGGGTGCACACCCGCTTTTTTCGGAGGAATACATGTCCCATATTTCGACTGCCGTGCGGTCCCTCACCATAGCCGCCTTCGCCGTACTCCTTCTGGCGGCGGCCGCCGCCGCCCAGGATGTGAAGACCTATCTGGTGCTTCCGTTCGAGTACAGCGGCCCCGCAAAATACCAATACTTTTCCAAGGCTTTCCAGGCCGACCTGAACAATCGCCTGGAATGGGCCGGCCATTTCCTGCCGGCGCAGGGCATCGACCCCTCGGGGCTCAAGCACCCGACCAACGAGTCGAACGCCATCCAGATGGCCGAATCCCTTGGCGTGGATTACATTGTCTGGGGTGGCATTTCCATCATCGAGAAAGACTCCACCATCAGCATGAAGGTCCAGGGCAAAAACGGCGACAAGTGGAGCAACAAGGGCCAGATGCCCATGAATGACATCTCCCCCTGGCTCAAGGAATCGGCCAGCGCCGTTATGGGCGACGTCTACCAGCGCCCGGGCTACGGCCAGACCGGCGAGCAAAAGCTGGAGGCAAAGCAGAAATCATCCTCCTCCGGCCCCAAGGGATCCAACTTCCTTTCCGGGGACGGCAGCGACCAGGCCAACAACTACGGAGCCAAGACTCTGAACCCCCAGTTCCGCTATGAAGGCGGCGTGGACACCCCGGGACGCTGGCGTAGTCAGACTTTCCGGTTCCCGTCCATCAACATGGTGGTGGGGGACGGCGACGGCGACGGCAAGAATGAAATATTCATCCTGGAAAAGCACAAATTGCACGCCTTCCGTTATGAGGAAGGGAAACTCGCCCCGCTCAAGACCTATGAACTTTCCAAGACCTATCTGGCATTTCGCCTTTCCCTCATCGACGTCGACCGGGACGGCACTGATGAATTGGTTCTCTCCGGTTTCAAGGACGATCTGCCCCTGTCCTATATATTTTCCTTCAAGGGAGGGGGATTCTCCATTGTGGCCGACAGGGTGCGTCTGTTCCTCGGGGTGCTGAATCTCCCGCCGACCTTCCGCCCCGTGCTCGTATGCCAGAAAAAGGGCTACCGCGATTTCTTCGACAAATACATGTACGAGGCGATCTACAGCAACGGCGAGGTGAAAGCGGGCAGCAGGATCAACACGGCCCCCTTCTCCAACATCTTCAATACCTGCTACGTGCCGGATGGGGACTCCTACAAGATTGCCGTGCTCAACGAATTCCGAAGGCTGCTCACCTTTGCCTCCACCCTGGAGCGGCAGGCCGAAACCCAGGAAAGCTACAACACCTCCTCGGTGGTCGTTTCCTATGAGGACATTCCCCTCGGCATGAGCACCTCCCCCACCAAAGGGCTGGACTCGTACCTGTACATCCCCATCCGCATGACGGCAGCAAACCTGTCCCAAAAGAACAAATTCGAACTGCTGGTCAACAAGGACATCACCGTGGCCGGCGCCATCTTCGACCGCTTCCACAAGTTTGCGCAGGGCGAAATCCACGCCCTAGTCTGGGACGGCGTGGGCATGAACCTGGCCTGGAAGACCCGGCGCATCAAGGGCACCGTGGTGGACTACTGCGTGGTGGACCTGAACAACGACGGCAAAAAACAGCTCGCGGTCCTGGTCAACACCTACCCGGGCGATCTGGGCTTCAAATTCCGGAAGACCCTCGTGGTCACCTACGAACTGGACATGTAAGCACAAGGCCCGGCCGGGAAAATCCTGGCCGGGCCATTCTCCCCTCCCCATCGCTCCCCACTTTTCATAATACATTGATGACCCGGTCCACCGTTTGCGATATGCTTACGGCCTGTGCGGCATCCAAAGGACAAATCATGAACAAGGTGCAATTCGTTGAAGTCTCTCCGGCAGAGGCAGGGCAAAAGCTTCTGCAGTTCCTGGAACGCAGGCTGGGCCACAGCGTTCCCAAGACAGCCATCCTGCGCTGGATCCGCAAGGGCGAGGTGCGCGTGGACAAGGGCCGCAAAAAGCCCTTTGACCGTCTCGAGGCCGGGCAGACCGTACGAATTCCCCCCTTCCATCAGGACGAAGCCCGGTCCAAGGAAACCTCCACCCGCCCCCTGGACATTGTCCTGAACAAAAAGGGAATCCTGGCCATCAACAAGCCCTCGGGCCTGCCCTCCCACGGCGGGGAGGGGCAAAAGGATTCCGTGGCCGCACGGCTGCGGGGCCTGTACGCCGAGGCCGAATTCACCCCTTCCCTGTGCCACAGGCTGGACCGCGACACCTCGGGGCTGCTCCTGGCCGCCTCCAGCTACGAAAAGCTGCGCGAACTCAACGACCTCTTTGCCTCGGGCAAGGTGGGCAAGGTTTACCTTGCCTGGGTGCACCGGCAGTGGAAGGAGCCGGGGACCGTCATCCTGGAAGACTACATGGAAAAGCGCGGAGAAAAGGGCGAGGAAAAGGTCTGCACCGGTTCGGGCAAGCAGGCACTGGCCGAGGTGGTCTGCCTGGATTCACGCCGAGAACGAAGCCTGCTGGCCGTAAAGCTGATCACGGGCCGCACCCACCAGATCCGCGTGCAGCTGGCCTCGCGCAAGCATCCCATCATCGGCGACCGGAAGTACGGCAAGAAACGGGACGAGGGCCCGCTCATGCTCCACTGCTATTCCCTGGCCCTGCCCGGCCTGCAGCTTTCCCTGCCCCCGGATTGGAAGGACAAGTGGCAGGTGGAAAAACACATGCTCAAGTCGGCCGAAAGCCTTGCCTGAGCACTGTCGTAAGACTCCCGCAGAGCCCGAATGGGCATAGCCCGCTTCAGTGAATGTCGAACCGGAAGGGAACCCTGATCCGGTATTCCACGGCCCGGCCATCCCGCATTGCGGGCCGGAAGCGCCACTGCTTCAGGGCGGCCACGGCCCTGTCCTCGAACACCCCCTCGGGCTCGGAACGCACAACCTCGATGCAACGTGACCGACCGTCCGCCCCCACCAGACAGGAAAGCAGCACCATGCCGCCCACGCCCTTGCGCCGGGCGCGGGCCGGGTACCCGGGGCTGACCTGATGCACGGGCACGGGCAGGCTGTCCACGGCTCCGATTCCCGGAAGCTCGCCATCGCCCAGTCCGCCCTTTCCACGGGGAATTCCGTGCCGGCTGCCCTCGGCATCCGTTGCGGACAAACCCTCACGTCCCCCAGCAGGCGTATTTCTTTCACTGCTTTTGGAACCATTTGTTTTTGCAGAAGAATGATTCTTTTCCGACGATTCTTTTTTTGTCAAAACAACACGAGAAGGGGCAGACGCGTGTGTCGCGGCATTCCGTGGCGGGGCGGATTTTTGGGGAGCTGTCCGACGGGGTTGCGCCGTATCGATACGTCCGGATTCCGCGCGCACGGCTGCGGGCAGCCCGGAGCCGCCCAGGCCGGGAGCGCCCCAAAGGGTCACGGAATAGGAGCTCCAGCGCGTGGAGAGATCCACGGTCCCGGCACCGGCCATGACCACGGCCACCAGCAGGCAATGGGCCGCCAGCGAGCACAGCACGCAGGCATGGAAAACCCAGCGTCCGGTCCCCTTCGGCATTGACAGATTCCGTATCGTACGGCTAAGCATTCGCATTCATTCGGCTCTAATGCGCTCAAGCATGGGATGTCAAATGATGCAATGTGATCCTTCGGGTCCCTGCGTGCAGGGATAATTGGGAAGTCCGGTGAAAAACCGGCGCTGGCCCGCAACCGTGAGAGGGGACGAAAACCGCAGCAGCCACTGGGCAACCGGGAAGGCGCGGCAAGTAGCATGATCCTCGAGCCGGGAGACCAGCCTGAAGGAAATGGTTCACGGCTTCGAGGCAAAGCCGGTGGATGGACGGCGCTCGTTCGCCGTCGCGTTTCTTTCCGAAACCGCCACCTCTCGAAGCCTCCTCTTCCACTGCACGAAGACGGAGGTTCTTTCATGCGTGCTGTTTTACTGGTTCTTTTCCTGACTCTTTTCCTGCCTGCGGCTGCCCTCTGCGCGGGCAACGATCCGGACGGGGTGGAACTGCCCGAATATGTAGTCACGGCAACCGCCACTCCGGCCCCCACCCGGGACGTGCCGGTCAAGGTCCAGGTCATCACTTCCGAGGACATGGAGCGCTCGGGCGCCACCGACATTTCCGACGTGCTGGCCCGCTACGTGCCGGGACACTTCCACAAGTACGGCGAAGACTATTCCACCATGGGCCTGCGCGGCTTCCGCACCAACGCCTTCGGCTCGGACATGAAAAGCCGCACCCTGGTGCTCATCGACGGCATGCGCGCGGGCACGGGCCGCATCAACGTGCTCTCCCTGGACAATGTGGAGCGCATCGAAGTGGTCAAGGGTCCGGGCTCGGTCATCTACGGGGGCTCGGCCATGGGCGGGGTGGTCAACATCATCACCCGCAAGGGCCGGGGCGACATCTCGGGCAAGATCGGCGCGGAATACGGCACTCGGGATCACTACCGGCTGCACGGCCAGGCCGAGGGCGCAAAGGATGACGACCTGCTCGGCTTCAGCGTGGGCGCGCACATCGAATCCCAGAACGACTTCATGGACGGCCACGGAAACACCATCGAAAACTCGGACATGACCGACGCCGGGGTGTCGGCCAGCCTGAGCCTGCGGCCCTCCCCGGGCCAGGAGGGCAACCTGGTGGCCATGCTGGACAGGTCCCGCAAGGGCAGCCCCGGAGCCCGCACCATGCCCAGCTCCACGGACGAAAGCGAAAACACCTATGCTCGCCTTGCCCTGGATTACGGCCAAAAGGCGGGGCCCGACACCTGGGGCTGGAAGGCCAGCGCCTACGCCGTGGACTACGAATGGAACTGGAACCGGGGAGAAACCGTCAACGACACCTTCACGGGCGGGGCCAAGGGACTGCTGGACATCCCCACCGGCGAGTTCGGCATGCTCACCACCGGAGTCGAATACGGACGCATCACCGAAGACCAGGAAGGCACGGTATACAACCCCAACACCCGCTACGACACCTATGCGGGCCTGGCCGAGCAAAAGCTGGAACTGGGCGACTTCACCCTGTACCTGGGCGGCCGCTATGACTACTACCGCCTGAGCATGAGTGCTGCGCCGTCGGTCAGCGTCACCGACGCCGACACCCGCAGCTTCTCGCACCTGAGCTGGCGCGGGGGCGCGGTCTACGACGCCACGGACTGGCTGGCCCTGCGCGCCGCCGTGGGCACGGGATTCCGCGCACCGGCCGCCAACGAGCTGGCCGGGACCTACACGGCCTCGGGCATGACCTTCACGGGCAACCCGGACCTCAAGGCCGAGACCTCCACCACCTATGAAACGGGCGCGGACCTCTACTTCGACAACATCAATGCCGGAGTGACCCTGTTCTACACCCGCAGCGACGACACCATCGTCTCCACCGGTTCCTGGCCCAACTACTCCTACGACAACATCGACGGAATGGACCTGATGGGCCTGGAGGGCACGATCAACGCCAAGTACGAAACCAGCCTGCTGGACACGTCCCTGCTCTTCAAGCCCTACCTGAACTGGACCTCGTACCTGCACCGCAAGAACCGGGACGAGGACAGCGTGCGCGACAACGGCACGGACATCCCCCTGTACGTTTCCGACGTGAGCGCCACGGCGGGCCTGTCCACCTACCTCGGCAAGCGCTGGATCCACGACCTGTCCATGACCTACACGGGGGACCAGAAGGTCAGCTACGGCAACGGCACCCACAAGGACGGCTTCTTTGTCTGGGCCACCCGCCTGACCTTCAAGCCCACGGAGCGCGTTTCCACCTATCTGAACGTGGAAAACCTGTTTGACCACTCCTATTCCTACGTGGATAACTACCCCATGCCTGGACGAAGCATCCAAGTGGGCATGGAATACAGCTTCTAAATACAGACAGGGCCCCGGCAACGGGGCCCGCATCAAACCCATGACGCACCGCATCGAACACACCGCCGACCATGTGCACGTCGCCCTGGACCGGCCCAGGCGCATCCTGAGCAGCGCCGTGCTCGGCGGCGGCTTCACGCGCGCCTCCCACATCCTCAACCTGCGGGTGGAGGAAAACTTTCTCGGGGAAAAGGATTTCGAGAATCCGGAGCACGCCCTGGCCCGCTACGCCCAAAACCAGGGCTGGAGCGGCGCGGTGGTGGGGCTCATGACTGCGGCCTCCATGGACTCGTTCCGGGCCTGCACCCACGAGGAACAGGGCATTTCGGTCACGGCGCTGACCACCTCGGGCCTGTCCAATGCGCGCTGCGCCGGCGACCCGGCCGACTGCCACGGCCTCCTGCCCCCGCCCGGCACCATCAACACCGTGCTGCTCACCAACGTGGCGCTCACGGATGCGGCCATGGTGGAGGCGCTGCTGGTGGCCACCGAGGCCAAGAGCGCGGTGCTGCGCGATATGGGAATCCAGAGCAGGGCATCCAGCGCCATCGCCACGGGCACGGGCACGGACGCCCTGGTGCTGGTCAGCGGCGAAGGACCGCCCTCGGCCCGGTTCTGCGGCAAGCACGTGCTGCCCGGCCAGCTCGTGGCCACCACGGTCATGCAATCCCTCAAGGAGTCCCTGCAATGGTATTGCGCGCACTAAGGGCACTGGCCCTGGCCGCCCTGCTGCTTGCGGCGGCGCTTCCCTGCCGGGCCGGGCAGAAACGCTATGTTTCCCTGGCTCCGAGCATCACGGAAACGGCCTATGCCCTGGGCATGGGACGCCTGCTGGCCGGGACCCCGGAATTCAGCAACCATCCGCCCGAAGCCCTGGAACTGCCCAGGGTGGGGTCCTACTTCAACCCCAACCTGGAAAAGATCCTGGCCCTGAAGCCGGACGGCTGCCTGGCCCTGAAGGACTCCACTCCTCCGGCCACCCTTGAGCGCCTGCGCGCCCTGGGCATCGATGTGTTCCTGTTCCGGGGCCAGACCATGGAGGAGCTGGCCCGCTCGTTCCGGGAGCTGGGGGAATTCATGGGCGCACCGGAACAGGGACGGCGGGCCTCGGCCCGGTTCCTCGAGCGTATCGATGCGGTCCGCGCACGGACCGAGGGTCGGCCCAGGCCCCGTGTCCTGTGCATGGTGCAGAGCTCCCCCATGATCATCGCCGGGAAGAACACCTTCATCGGCCACGCCATCCGCGCGGCGGGCGGCGAACCCGTGGCCCCGGGCTCCACCCAGTGGACGCACATAAGCCTGGAGCAGGCCGCGGGCCTCAGGCCCGACATCATCCTGGCCCTGGATCACGGCCGAATGCCGAAGAAAAACCTGAAAACCGCCCTGCCCCGAAATACCCGAATCTTCAGGGTGGACCCCGACCTGCTGGGGAGGCCCTCCCCCAAGCTGGCCGACGCCGTGGTTTTCCTTGCAAATCTCTTTCATCCCTATTAATTACCGTCTCCACAACCCTGTCACTTTCACCCCCTTGCTTCTCTCCTGCATTTGGGGATATATTAGAGAAACTCTAGAAATTATCGTGGAGGCCCCATGCGACTTCTCCTGATTCCGGTCGTGGTCATCGCCCTGTGCGCGTCCATGTCCATGATGCAGGGTTGCACCGTCTACAAGGCGGCAGTGGATGAGCGCAACATCGGCACCATTGCCGATGACGAATCCATCACCCTGACCATCAAGAAAGATTTCCTGGCCGACGACCTGATCAAGTACCTGGACTACGACGTGGCCAGCTACGAAGGCCGCGTCTACCTCATGGGCGAATACGAAAGCCAGGCCCAGGTGAACCGGGCCATCAGCCTGGCCAAGAAGGTGGACGGCGTCCGCTCCGTGACCACCTACCTGCTGCCCAAGCGGGAAAACGACACCTGCGGCACCACCGACAACCTGGAGCTTTACGCCCGGGTGAACCAGAAGCTCATCGAAGACAAGGAGATCTGGTCCACCAACGTGGACGTCTACACCGTGCAGTGCAACGTGGTCCTGGTGGGCATCGTGGGTTCGGCCACGGAACGCAACCGGGCCATTGCGCACGCCAGGAGCGTTCCCGGCGTGCGCAGCGTCAAGTCCTACCTTAAGGTCAAGTAGCCGGAGCGAAAAATGAACTCTTCGAGGGCCGTTTCCTTTCGCCAGCCAGTGCGGATCGTTGCGGCCCTTTTTCTTTTGTGCAGCCTGGCGGCCTGCTCCTCCATGAACAGCTACCTCCCGGACATGGGAGGGGAATCCCCGGACCGCCAGACCTACCGCAAGCCCACCGCCAAAGAGGCGGGCGTCATCAAGACGGCCCGGTCCGTGAAGGGCAGACGCTACAAATGGGGCGGCGACTCCCCCGCCAAGGGATTCGACTGTTCGGGCCTCATCTTCTGGGTCTACCGAAGCCACGGCATTCCCGTGCCGCGCGTCTCCTGGGAGCAGTACAGGGCCGGACGCTTCGTGGAAAAGGGAGACATCCGCCCCGGCGACATCGTCTTCTACAAGGTGCAGACCGGCAAGAGCATCCATGTGGGGATCGTCACGGAAAAGGGCACCTTCATCCACAGCCCGCGTTCGGGCAAGGGCGTCACCGAATCGGACATGAACAATCCCTTCTGGCGGGAACATTACGTGGGGGCGAGACGGCTGCTATAATCCACTGGGTAAAAGCGAACTTTTCGTGTACAAGGCCCCCATGGATATCCACTGGCTGGTTCAGGAATGTCGCGACCCCGTGACGCTGCAGAGACTGTTCTATTTTGAACGGTACTCCTGGCTGGCCCTTTCCCACGACATGGCCGCCGTCATCTCCACGGACGGCATGTTCGAGGACCTGAACACCCACTGGGAAATGGTCACCGGCCACAGCCGCGAGGCCATGCAGCAGTCCTATCTCATCGAATACATCCACTTCGACGACCGGGAAAAGACACTGGCCGAGCTGCAGGCCCTGATCACCTCGGACATCGCCTCCACATCCACCACCTTCCGCTTCCGGTGCAAGGACGGCGAGCACCGCAGCCTGCACTTCAACGTCATCTATTCGCCCGACCACGAGGCCTATTTCTGCGTGGCCCGCGACATCGGAAAAGAAGCCGACGCGGACAAGCTGGCCTACAAGGACGCGCTCACCGGCCTGCCCAACAGGCTGGCCCTGGACAAAGACCTGCCCGAGATCCTGGGCCGGGCCAAGGACGTCGGAACGGGGGTAGCCGCCATGTTCATCGATCTGGACGGCTTCAAGGAAGTGAACGACACCCTGGGGCACAAGGCCGGGGACAGCCTGCTCATGCGGGCGGCCCAGCGCATGCGGCAGTGCGTGGGCGACGGGGGATTGGTCTACCGCCTGGCCGGGGACGAATTCATCATCCTCGCTCCCCGCAGCGGGGAAAGAACCCGGGCCTCGGACCTGGCCGCCCTGCTCCTGAAGGAGCTGAGCGCCCCCTACCGGATCGAGGAGGACACGGTCCAGGCCTCCGCCAGCATCGGTCTGGCCCTCTTCCCGCAGGACGCGGGCATTCCCGTGGCCCTGCTCGACTGCGCGGACAAGGCCATGTACCACGTCAAGCGCCACGGCAAGAGCAACTTCACTTTTTTCGGGGCGGCCTTCGCGCCTACTTGTACTTGCCCATGATCTTGTCGTACTCGCCGCTGGCCTTGATCTTGGCCAGGCCCTCGTTAAACTTCTTCACCAGGTCGGCGGTGCCCGGGAACTTCTTGGAAAAGAGCACGTACATGTCGTCCTCGCGCAGGGGGGTCTTGGAGGCCGCGAACTTGTCCACTTCGCCCGGGAACATCTTCTTCAGGGTTTCCCAGACCACCAGTTCGTTCTCCACCACCACGTCCACGCGGCCCGCCTGAAGCTTCTTGAGGGCGGTTTCCAGGTCGTTGCTCATGTCCATGTTGATGCCGGCCTTTTCAAAAATACCCACATGATAGTAGCCGCGAATGCCGGCGACATTCAGGCCCTTCAACGAATCCAGTCCCTTGTAGTCCCAGTCGCCCATCTTGCTCTTGAGGTAGAAGAAGGGCTCCGTGGAACGCTGCACCGGGTCCGAAAAATAGGCGAAGGCCTCGCGTTCGGCGTTCTTGCCCCAGGGGAAGGAACCGGCGACTTCGCCCTTTTCCACCAACACCTTGCTCCGGTTCCACTTGTAGTAGTCATACTTGACGTCCATGCCCACGGCCTTCATGGCCGCGCGCACCAGTTCCCCGGTGGCCCCGTTGTTGGGCATGTTTTCGGAAACGAACGGCGCCCATTCCCCCTCGGCAAAGACCACGGTTTCCGCCGCGGCCAAGGCCGAGAAGCCGAACGCCAGCATCATGGCCATCGCAACTATCCACAACGTTTTTCTCACAGCTCGCTCCTTGGTTGGAAATTCTGGATTACCATCGTTATAGCACCCGGTTCATCGGGCGACATTATTATCTCCGTTGATCCTCGGGACCTCGCAGGCGACTGCTTTATAATATCATCAGCATTGGCCCCCACCTATATTGTGGAGTATGAACCCGACCAAGCTGTTGTT of Salidesulfovibrio onnuriiensis contains these proteins:
- a CDS encoding FG-GAP repeat domain-containing protein, with amino-acid sequence MSHISTAVRSLTIAAFAVLLLAAAAAAQDVKTYLVLPFEYSGPAKYQYFSKAFQADLNNRLEWAGHFLPAQGIDPSGLKHPTNESNAIQMAESLGVDYIVWGGISIIEKDSTISMKVQGKNGDKWSNKGQMPMNDISPWLKESASAVMGDVYQRPGYGQTGEQKLEAKQKSSSSGPKGSNFLSGDGSDQANNYGAKTLNPQFRYEGGVDTPGRWRSQTFRFPSINMVVGDGDGDGKNEIFILEKHKLHAFRYEEGKLAPLKTYELSKTYLAFRLSLIDVDRDGTDELVLSGFKDDLPLSYIFSFKGGGFSIVADRVRLFLGVLNLPPTFRPVLVCQKKGYRDFFDKYMYEAIYSNGEVKAGSRINTAPFSNIFNTCYVPDGDSYKIAVLNEFRRLLTFASTLERQAETQESYNTSSVVVSYEDIPLGMSTSPTKGLDSYLYIPIRMTAANLSQKNKFELLVNKDITVAGAIFDRFHKFAQGEIHALVWDGVGMNLAWKTRRIKGTVVDYCVVDLNNDGKKQLAVLVNTYPGDLGFKFRKTLVVTYELDM
- a CDS encoding pseudouridine synthase family protein, with product MNKVQFVEVSPAEAGQKLLQFLERRLGHSVPKTAILRWIRKGEVRVDKGRKKPFDRLEAGQTVRIPPFHQDEARSKETSTRPLDIVLNKKGILAINKPSGLPSHGGEGQKDSVAARLRGLYAEAEFTPSLCHRLDRDTSGLLLAASSYEKLRELNDLFASGKVGKVYLAWVHRQWKEPGTVILEDYMEKRGEKGEEKVCTGSGKQALAEVVCLDSRRERSLLAVKLITGRTHQIRVQLASRKHPIIGDRKYGKKRDEGPLMLHCYSLALPGLQLSLPPDWKDKWQVEKHMLKSAESLA
- a CDS encoding energy transducer TonB, whose protein sequence is MSATDAEGSRHGIPRGKGGLGDGELPGIGAVDSLPVPVHQVSPGYPARARRKGVGGMVLLSCLVGADGRSRCIEVVRSEPEGVFEDRAVAALKQWRFRPAMRDGRAVEYRIRVPFRFDIH
- a CDS encoding TonB-dependent receptor plug domain-containing protein translates to MRAVLLVLFLTLFLPAAALCAGNDPDGVELPEYVVTATATPAPTRDVPVKVQVITSEDMERSGATDISDVLARYVPGHFHKYGEDYSTMGLRGFRTNAFGSDMKSRTLVLIDGMRAGTGRINVLSLDNVERIEVVKGPGSVIYGGSAMGGVVNIITRKGRGDISGKIGAEYGTRDHYRLHGQAEGAKDDDLLGFSVGAHIESQNDFMDGHGNTIENSDMTDAGVSASLSLRPSPGQEGNLVAMLDRSRKGSPGARTMPSSTDESENTYARLALDYGQKAGPDTWGWKASAYAVDYEWNWNRGETVNDTFTGGAKGLLDIPTGEFGMLTTGVEYGRITEDQEGTVYNPNTRYDTYAGLAEQKLELGDFTLYLGGRYDYYRLSMSAAPSVSVTDADTRSFSHLSWRGGAVYDATDWLALRAAVGTGFRAPAANELAGTYTASGMTFTGNPDLKAETSTTYETGADLYFDNINAGVTLFYTRSDDTIVSTGSWPNYSYDNIDGMDLMGLEGTINAKYETSLLDTSLLFKPYLNWTSYLHRKNRDEDSVRDNGTDIPLYVSDVSATAGLSTYLGKRWIHDLSMTYTGDQKVSYGNGTHKDGFFVWATRLTFKPTERVSTYLNVENLFDHSYSYVDNYPMPGRSIQVGMEYSF
- a CDS encoding adenosylcobinamide amidohydrolase encodes the protein MTHRIEHTADHVHVALDRPRRILSSAVLGGGFTRASHILNLRVEENFLGEKDFENPEHALARYAQNQGWSGAVVGLMTAASMDSFRACTHEEQGISVTALTTSGLSNARCAGDPADCHGLLPPPGTINTVLLTNVALTDAAMVEALLVATEAKSAVLRDMGIQSRASSAIATGTGTDALVLVSGEGPPSARFCGKHVLPGQLVATTVMQSLKESLQWYCAH
- a CDS encoding ABC transporter substrate-binding protein — encoded protein: MVLRALRALALAALLLAAALPCRAGQKRYVSLAPSITETAYALGMGRLLAGTPEFSNHPPEALELPRVGSYFNPNLEKILALKPDGCLALKDSTPPATLERLRALGIDVFLFRGQTMEELARSFRELGEFMGAPEQGRRASARFLERIDAVRARTEGRPRPRVLCMVQSSPMIIAGKNTFIGHAIRAAGGEPVAPGSTQWTHISLEQAAGLRPDIILALDHGRMPKKNLKTALPRNTRIFRVDPDLLGRPSPKLADAVVFLANLFHPY
- a CDS encoding BON domain-containing protein — translated: MRLLLIPVVVIALCASMSMMQGCTVYKAAVDERNIGTIADDESITLTIKKDFLADDLIKYLDYDVASYEGRVYLMGEYESQAQVNRAISLAKKVDGVRSVTTYLLPKRENDTCGTTDNLELYARVNQKLIEDKEIWSTNVDVYTVQCNVVLVGIVGSATERNRAIAHARSVPGVRSVKSYLKVK
- a CDS encoding C40 family peptidase — protein: MNSSRAVSFRQPVRIVAALFLLCSLAACSSMNSYLPDMGGESPDRQTYRKPTAKEAGVIKTARSVKGRRYKWGGDSPAKGFDCSGLIFWVYRSHGIPVPRVSWEQYRAGRFVEKGDIRPGDIVFYKVQTGKSIHVGIVTEKGTFIHSPRSGKGVTESDMNNPFWREHYVGARRLL
- a CDS encoding sensor domain-containing diguanylate cyclase; the encoded protein is MDIHWLVQECRDPVTLQRLFYFERYSWLALSHDMAAVISTDGMFEDLNTHWEMVTGHSREAMQQSYLIEYIHFDDREKTLAELQALITSDIASTSTTFRFRCKDGEHRSLHFNVIYSPDHEAYFCVARDIGKEADADKLAYKDALTGLPNRLALDKDLPEILGRAKDVGTGVAAMFIDLDGFKEVNDTLGHKAGDSLLMRAAQRMRQCVGDGGLVYRLAGDEFIILAPRSGERTRASDLAALLLKELSAPYRIEEDTVQASASIGLALFPQDAGIPVALLDCADKAMYHVKRHGKSNFTFFGAAFAPTCTCP
- a CDS encoding substrate-binding periplasmic protein, coding for MAMMLAFGFSALAAAETVVFAEGEWAPFVSENMPNNGATGELVRAAMKAVGMDVKYDYYKWNRSKVLVEKGEVAGSFPWGKNAEREAFAYFSDPVQRSTEPFFYLKSKMGDWDYKGLDSLKGLNVAGIRGYYHVGIFEKAGINMDMSNDLETALKKLQAGRVDVVVENELVVWETLKKMFPGEVDKFAASKTPLREDDMYVLFSKKFPGTADLVKKFNEGLAKIKASGEYDKIMGKYK